GCCATTGACATCCATCATGGAGATACCGTCGATACTCGGCGGTAACTACAAAGATAATACACAATGGGGCACTCACTGTAACGATATCTTGATATTCACGAGCGATATTTAGCGATCTGACAAGAAGCACTCACTCTACCGCCAATAAACGGTCAAGACTTTATTGTACCGAAGCAATGTTCACATAAAAGAAAGCCAGGATGGACAGCAATCCAACTCCAAAGACTGACACCACCCACATGTACAGACCTGAAATTCGCTTCACAGTGGTCGtatcctccttcttggaaaCTTGCAGGTCGCCAGCAAGTAGTGGCTTCAGCTGCTCCATCGCCTCCTCGCTATGTCCCACCTCATGGAAGGCCTGTGTAGCGTCCGTCCCGAGCACTTCAGCTAGGATATCATCGCCGCCTCTGACAATGTTTGGTCAGCCGAACTCTATATACAGAGAGAGCGAGTTACTGACGGATGTTTTGTCATGTAATCGGTGATTTCGTACACCTTGTTGTCAATGGCGATATACCCGGACGATTGTGTCGACTTGCTAGCGACATCGTGCAATGTGAATGTTGCCATGGTAGTATTTCTGCGTGATGATAAACTTCTTGGAGGTAGTTATTCCTCTGAGATGCAACGAGAGGATTTATTTCATATATGCCACGAAAGGGGCTAGAAGAGAAGCCATACGGCGAAGCGTGATTGTACAGGCAGCCCATCAACAGGCCTTGATTTGGAATCAATAATTCCACATCTAGACATTTGGCTGGTCAATTGCCTGATGGATCTTTCGCTATTGTGACCATCTTGCTGCTCGTGCCCGGTTGCCAAATCTGTTACAAGATATGGCAACTTGTGCGGCCAACTGCCAAGATAACGATGGATACTCCAGTCACTCATAGCCAGGACGAGGACTGCAGTGAAATGGATCCTACATTTTGTTTTTTTTCATCGTCTGCATCTAATCTGGATATTTTCTTGGTCGAAGTAGAGTGAAGCCCCTGTCTTCTTCATATGGACTTCCCCAAGTCAAAACCCCTTATCTTCAGACGAAATCTCGGAGCATTCCTACTCAACCAATTCGTCGAATCGTCcattagtcttttttatcttgCCCACTGGTCTCTCTTTAAGCAACATCCAACAACATGCCCGTATCTTGGGAGCTTGACTGCGGCCTACCTAAGGGTTTGGCGCTCTGCTTCATCTTGCCAGGGGTTGTCGCCATCGGCCTTTCGTTCTCGACAGAAGTCGACAAGTCTCTCTCCTTGTTAGCCGCAATTGTTTTCCTTGGAGGCGCCTTCTATCTAGGTCTTGGTAAGAACATTCTATTTCGGCCCCTATCTACATAGAGCTGCTGCTGACATCCATCGTTGTCAGGCCCAAGACACAGAACTGTTCTCAAAC
This region of Fusarium falciforme chromosome 5, complete sequence genomic DNA includes:
- a CDS encoding Cytochrome b5 heme-binding domain-containing protein, whose product is MATFTLHDVASKSTQSSGYIAIDNKVYEITDYMTKHPGGDDILAEVLGTDATQAFHEVGHSEEAMEQLKPLLAGDLQVSKKEDTTTVKRISGLYMWVVSVFGVGLLSILAFFYVNIASVQ